AGTACGTCACCGTGTCGAGCGGCCAGTCCCTGTGGGACCTCGCCGAGGAGATCGCGCCCAGCGCCGACCCGCGCGACGTCATCGCGTCGGTCGTCGACCTCAACCGCCTCCCCACGTCGGACGTCGCGGCGGGCCAGCAGCTCGCCGTGCCCGCGGAGTACGCGCACTGAGCACTCCCGCGCCGCGTCCCGCAGTCGCGGGTCGTCGGCGCGGACGGGCCGGCCTCGCTCCCGGTGGCGGCCGGGAGCGAGGTCGGGCGGTCGGAACCGATCGGTAGCATGGAGGGCATGAGCACCCTCGCGCGCACCGCGCACGTCACGCGGCAGACCAGCGAGTCCAGCATCGAGCTGCAGCTCGACCTCGACGGCACGGGCGTCTCCGAGATCAACACGTCGGTCCCGTTCTACGACCACATGCTCACCGCGTTCGCGAAGCACTCGCTCACCGACCTGAAGGTCACCGCCACGGGTGACACGCACATCGACGTGCACCACACCGTGGAGGACGTCGGCATCGTCCTCGGCCAGGCCATCCGCCAGGCGCTCGGAGACAAGTCGGGCATCGCCCGCTTCGGCGACGCGCTCGTCCCGCTCGACGAGGCGCTCGTGCAGGCGGTCGTCGACAT
The nucleotide sequence above comes from Clavibacter sp. B3I6. Encoded proteins:
- the hisB gene encoding imidazoleglycerol-phosphate dehydratase HisB, coding for MSTLARTAHVTRQTSESSIELQLDLDGTGVSEINTSVPFYDHMLTAFAKHSLTDLKVTATGDTHIDVHHTVEDVGIVLGQAIRQALGDKSGIARFGDALVPLDEALVQAVVDISGRPFLVHSGEPAGFEMHLIGGHFTGSMVRHVFEAITFHAGLTVHVTVLGGRDPHHIAEAEFKSFARAFRQAKELDPRVSGIPSTKGAL